CGAGATCTTCACCGACGTCGACCTGGCCATCGACCGCGGATCCAAGGTGGTGATCCTCGGACTCAACGGTGCGGGGAAGACGACGCTGCTGCGCATGCTCGCTGGCGTGGACAAGCCCGACACCGGGCAGGTCATCGCCGGCCACGGCCTGAAGGTCGGGTACTACGCGCAGGAGCACGAGACGCTCGACACGCAGCGGACGGTGCTGGAGAACATGAAGTCCTCCGCCCCGGACATGCAGGACGCCGAGGTGCGCGGCATCCTCGGCTCGTTCCTGTTCTCCGGCGACGACGTCAACAAGCCGGCCGGCGTGCTCTCCGGCGGCGAGAAGACCCGCCTGGCACTCGCCACCATCGTCGCGTCGTCCGCCAACGTGCTGCTCCTCGACGAGCCGACGAACAACCTGGACCCGGCCAGCCGCGCCGAGATCCTCGGCGCTCTCAAGAACTACAGCGGCGCCGTGGTCATGGTCAGCCACGACGAGGGAGCGGTGGACGCCCTCGATCCCGAGCGCGTGGTCCTGCTGCCCGACGGCGTCGAGGACCTGTGGAACGCGGACTACCTGGAACTCGTCACCCTGGCCTAGGCGGCGCGGGCCGGCACTCGGTCAGGCGGCGTCGACCGACCGCGATTCGAGGGCCGGGACGGCGCGCATCGGCGGGTGCCCGATCGCGTCGCGGCGTTTCGGACTCGTCCAGATCCCGCTCGAGCCGGCCGGGATGAACGCCCTCGGGATCTGGCTCAGGCAGATCGCCGCATCCAGCATGCGCACCAGGGGGAACAGCAGCCCGAAGAGCAGGTAGACGGGCCGTTTCAGGACCGCGGCCGCGAGGACGGACAGCAGGAAGTCGGGCAGGAGGACGCCGACGAGCACGGCTTCCAGCGGCAGGACGTTCGCGAGCCAGTCCAGGGGCATCGGTACCCGCTGCATCTCGGGCGGGAGCGCGTCGAAGATCAGCGAGAGTGCCAGCAGGGGCAGCAGGGTCAGCAGCAGGACACCGCTGACGACGATCTCGATGATGTGCACCCAGAGGTTGACCCAGAACTTCGAGAAGCGGAACCGGTAGCGCCTGACGGTCTGCCAGAAGCCGAGGTTCCAGCGCCTGATCTGGCGCATGTAGTCGCCGAGGTTGTCGGGATCCTCGGTGTAGGCCACCGCCGCCGAGGGATGGAAGGCGATGCGTCCGAGCTTCCTCGCATGCACGTCGAACGTCATGTTGAAGTCCTCGATGACCAGGCCCCGGCCCGCGACGTCGATGTGCTTGAGCACCGACGTGCGGTACATGCTCGCGAAGCCCGGGACGATGTTCACGACGTTCGCCGCCTTGGCTGCCTGCCCGTACTTGAGCATGAGCTGGACGATCAGGTAGAGCCTGTCCCGGTAGGCCACGAGGAAGCGTCCGAGCAGCGGCGCCCTGCCGGTCCCGACGATGGACTTGGCCCGGCCGGCGACGGCGACGACCCCCGGGTCCGCGAAGAGGGGGAGACCGGTGGTCAGGTAGTCCTTCGTGGGGCGGGTGTCCGCGTCGAGGATGAGGACCACCTCGAAGCGGTCGCAGAGCTCGAAGTACCTGATGCCCTCCGCCAGGGCACCGGCCTTCCCGCGGTTGACCTTCAGGTCCAGGACGTTGACGCCCAGCTCCTGGGCGATCCGGACGGTGGCGTCGGTGGACTTGTCGGAGACCACGTGGATGTTCTCGGGCGCCACCAGCTGCGCCGCCGCCCGGAGCGACCGCTCGATCGAGGCGGCCTCGTTGTGCGCGGCGATCAGGATCGCCACCGCGCCGGGGTCGGGTGTGCCCGGCGGCGGGCCGTCCCCGCGGGGGGAGGTCACGCGGCGGTACACCTCGCCGAGGCTGCGCCCGATCCCCACGAGGCTCCAGAAGGTGGTGCTGATACCGACCACCAGCAGGACCACGAGTAGCAGTGTCAGGAAGTCCATGATTCTCCGTTATCGAGGCGTCGGGTGAAGGGGAACATCGCGCGGCCCGCTCACTGGACCTGGCTGGTGGTGATCACGCGCAGCCAGGGTCCGTCGGGGACGTCCTCGGCATCGACGAACTGCCAGTCGACGCGGTCGTCCTGGCCGTCCAGGTTGCTGTAGCCCAGGCAGCCGTTGATGGCGGGGGACACGTCGAGTCCCGCGCCGTTGTACTCGGTGCTCGCGGGCCGCCGGTCGTCCTCGCCGAAGACGTAGGCGCTGTCGTCGTACAGCGCCGGCCCCGCATCCTGGATCTGCCCATAGCAGACGGCGTCGCCCTTCCTCAGCTTCACCCAGCGGTTCTTCATGAAGCTGTGGCGGCTGCTCGTCAGGAGCGCGGGATTGTCCGCGGCCTCCTCGGCAGCCCAGGGGATCACGGTGCCGCGCTGGGCGAAGGCTTCGGGATTGTTGAGGTCGTCGAACGGCAGGTCCAGGTAGAAGGGGTTCTCCAGGGGCGTCATGCTGCTGGGGAAGTAGCCGTTCCCGGCCACGCGTGGCTCGGTGCTGCACCCGTCGGCCGTCTCGATGCCGTCGCACCCGCCGTAGCTCTCCATCCACCGCGAGTCGTAGGTGGAATAGACCTGGCTGCCGTCCTCGGCGTCGGGGTCGTGGATCTCGCCGACCCAGAAGGTCGTGGAGACGATGTCCGTGTGCCACGGGTATTTCTCGTGACCCTGGGAGACGACGATCACCGTCGTGCACGCGACGAGCACCGCGACGGCGGCGACGGCCAGCACGATGGTGCGCCGGGTCTTTCGGGTGCGCACTGCCACCTCGGGATCCTCTTCCGTTGTCGGTTCGCGGAGGGACAGGCCGGTCCCGCCCGGGGTCGGTGCGTCGCCCGCGCCCGCCTGCCGCATCACCATGACGACGCCAGGTTGTTCAGGGGAGCGAGGTTGTACAGGGACGCCAGGCTGTCCGCCGGCGCGGAGAATGTCCGCCGCACCTGCGCCAGGGTGGCCCCGACGGTGCGTGACACGAATTCGTCCCATGTGATGTCCACTTCCTGGCTGTAGTCGTCGGTGACGAGCGTCCCGGCCTCCCGGAGGTTCAGGCCGAAGCTCAGTCCGTCGACGCCGTCGGGGACCGGCGGCGTCGTGAAGGTCGCGTGGAGCCATTCCTCGGTCGGGAGGTAGGGAGGGCTCGAGGTCCAGTGCCGCCAGGCCCCGTCCTCGTCACGGACGTAGATCTCGAACTGCGTCTCTCCCGTCGACCTGTACCAGGCGCCGAGATCGTACGCCCTGCCCGCCTCCACCGGAGGGGAACACGTGCCCAGGTCCATCACCGGGAGCAGCTTGGCATCACCGCCCACGTAGTCCGCCAGGTCCAGCCGGGCGGCGGCGTCGCCGGTGCGGGCGTCCTCCACCATGGTGAAGGAGGGGTGGTTCTCCCCCCAGCCGACGCCCTGCCAGCAGGCCGGCAGGGCGTCGAGGTGGCCGGGTGTCTCCAGGCCGTGGTTCCGGACGAGGTTCCCGGAGCGGGGTTTCGGCGGGTAGTCCATCGTGGCCTGCTCCGGTCCTCCGATGACCTCGCGCACCGTCCTGACCTCGGTGCCGAGCGCGGAGCGTGCGGCCAGCCACGCCACGAAGTCCTCGAACACCGATGGGCGGACGGACAGCGTGTTGCCGGAGTCGTCGACGTGGTGGAACGTCAGCTGCAGCCACCCACCCGTGGTCTCGGCCTCGGTGACGGCGCTCTGGAGGTCCGCCAGGGTCCAGGTGTTCTCGACCTGGTTCGGTGCCCTGGTCCTGAAGGGATCGGCGGGCGCGATGGTCTCGGCGACCGGGCAGTTCCTGCAGGTGTACGTCACCCGCGGGACCTCCGGGCTCTTGATGTCGCCCAGGCCCCGGGCGCTGTTGTAGCCGCACCCCTCGACGATCCGCTCCAGGTTGAGGCTGGCTTCACCGAAGGGGTAGGCGAAGTCGGTGGCGTCGAATCCGAGTTCCACCAGTTTGCTCCTGTCGTTGCACACTTGGCGCTGCGCCTCCTCGGCGTCCATCTCCGCCAGATCGGCGTGGTTGACGGTGTGGCCGCCGATCTCATGACCGGCGGCCTCGAGGTCTCGCAGCTGGGCGAGGGTCATCCTGGTCGGCAGCGCGTCCCCCGGCCCCGGCTCCTCCGCGATCAGGCCCGACGACACGAAGAAGGTGCCCTTGAGTCCGTGGCTGGTGAGCACCCGGGCGGCGTCGACCTGGTCGTCGTTGCCGTCGTCGAAGGTCAGGCTCACCACCGTCGACGGTGCAGGCGCATCGTCGGCGGCGGTCTCGGCGCGCACGGAGGCGAACGCCGGTGCCGATCCGCCGAGCGACGCACCGAGCAGGAGGACGAGGAGCAGCAGCGCCACCGTCGTGCCGACCGGATCCGCGGGATACCCTGGGTCCCCGTTGCCGGGGCGACGTGCGGCCCGCCGCTGGAGGATCCTCGGGACCCTCCTGCGACGGGTGCGTGTCACCTACTGGCTCCTGCCGGCACCTCGCCCGAAGCGGTCGAGAGCATCGACTTGGCCACCTTGAGGATGATCGTGTCCACGGTCGTGGTCGGCTTGAACCGGACGAGGCGCCCCGCGAGCGAGTTGTCGGGCACCCTGCGCCGCATGTCCTCGTAGCCTGCGCCGTAGGCCTCCTCGTAGGGGACGAGGCTGACGACGCTGCTGCTGCCGAGCAGCTTGATCGCCCTCTCCGCCAGATCGAGGATGGAGATCTCCTGCAGGCCGCCCAGGTTCACGGCGAGCCCGCGGGTGGCGGGCTCCTCCGCGATCCGTACCATCGCCGGGATGACGTCCCCGACGTAGGAGAAGCAGCGGGTCTGCCGGCCGTCCCCGTACACGGTGAGCGGCTCTCCCCGGAGTGCCTGGCCCACGAGGTTCGGTACCACCATGCCGTAGCGGCCGGTCTGGCGCGGCCCGACGGTGTTGAACAGGCGGACGATGGAGACCTGCAGCCCGTACTCGCACCAGTAGGCGTGGGCGAAGGCCTCGTCGATCCCCTTGGCCGCGGCGTAGGTCCACCGCGACTTGAGCGGTGAGCCGAGGATGCGGTCGGAGTCCTCGGACAGGCGGTCCGCGGTGTTCTTGCCGTAGATCTCGCTGGTCGAGGCCAGGAGCAGGTCCACACCGGCGTCCCGGCAGGCGTCGAGGACCACCTCCGTGCCGTGGATGTTGGTCCGCAGGCTCTCGAGGGGGTGATCCACGATCAGGTGCACGCCGACCGCGGCCGCCAGGTGGAAGACGCGGTCGGATCCGCTGATCACCGCGCGGACGGCGTCGCGGTCGAGGATGCTGCCCTCGTGGAACGTGAAGGCCGGATTGTCCCGCACGTCCCTGAGGTTCTCCAGCGAACCGGTGGACAGGTCGTCCAGCACCGTGACGGTGTCGCCGGCGTTCAGCAGATATTCGGTGAGGTGGCTGCCGATGAAGCCGGCGCCGCCCGTGATGACAGTTCTCATGCTTGTTCTCCCAGCTGAAATGGTTGGAGGCTGATTTGTCTAGAGGTGGTAGATGTTCGACCCGAGGGGGAGACGGAACGTCGAGTCCAGGACCGGGACCTCGGGGGAGATCCAGGTGACGTCCGCCGCGCTGTGCGCCGTGTGCAGGAGGATCAGATCGGCCTGGAAGGCGTCCGGCTCCGCGTCGTGCTCGAGCATGGTGCCGTCACCGAGGCGCACGGTGGGGATCAGGTGGTCGTGGTAGGCGACGACCGCTCCCTCGTCCATGAGGCTCGACAGGATCTCGAGCGCCGGCGACTCCCGCAGGTCCTCGACGTCGGGCTTGTAGGCGACGCCGACGACCAGGATCCGGGCGGAGTGCAGGCCCATGTCGCGGTCGGAGAGGATCTTGCGGATCCGGTCCACCACCTTGCCCGGCCGGGCGGCGATCGCGTTCATCGCCTGCTCGATCACCGGGGTGGACAGCCGCAGCTTCCGCATCTGCCAGAGCAGGTAGTGCGGATCGCACGGGATGCAGTGGCCTCCCACGCCCGGGCCCGGCGTGAACGCCATGAAGCCGTAGGGCTTCGTCGCCGCGGCCCCGATCACTTCCATGACGTCCAAATCCAGCGAATGGGACATATCGGCGAATTCGTTCGCCAGGCCGATATTTACGGCACGGAAGGTATTCTCGACGAGTTTCGTCATCTCGGCGGCGTCCGCGGAACTCACGACATGAATGGATCGCGTATAGGTGCCGATAAGGGCCACGGCCGCCGTCGTGCAACTCTTCGTGATTCCGCCGACCACGCGGGGTACGTCCTCGTGCGCGAAATTGTCGGCCCCGGGGTTTATGCGTTCCGGGCTGAAGGCGAGGTGGATATTGCTTCCGGGGATCAGCCCGCGCCGGGCCAGGGGGGTCGCCAGCAGATCCCGTGTGGTGCCGACGTATGTGGTGGAGGTCAGGAGCAGCAGCTGACCGCTCACGGCCTGTTCGACGACGGTCTCGCAGGCGCTGCTGAGGATCGCCAGATCGGGGACCAGGTAGGCGTCGACCGGTGTGGGGACGCAGATGATGACTGCCGCGGCCTGGGAAAGACGTGCCGAGTCAGTGGTCAGTTCGAAGTACGGGTCGGCCAGGGCCTGGGTCAGGCGCTCCCGGTCGGAAGTCACGAGGTCGGCGCGGCCGCTCCGGATGACGTCCAGGCGGACCGGGCTCGCGTCGACGCCGAGGACCCGTGCGCCGGCGGCGGTGAACGCCAGCGCGGTCGGCAATCCGACGTATCCCATGCCGACGATCGCGACGTCGAATTCGAAGGCCGGTTCCTGTTGTTCCAGGGCCGTGTCGAATAGCGTGGTGGATGAGTCCAAGAGCTTCGGTGCGCTGTGCCTGTTCGATAACTGCGGACCAGCAACCAGATTTCCAGTCATAACTTCGTCCTTTTTTGAGCGGCGATACCGTCGCTGGTTCGGGAGGTGACCAACAAATGCCCGGCATTTTTGAGAGGAGCCGTGGAACAATGGCGACGTGCGCTGAATTCATCGCCCGTCGCTAGAACTCTACGAAGGGCTTTCCGCTCGCACACGAGTGAATTCCACTCGACTCCGCCACGAAACACTTGCAAGTACCACCTGTGGACCCCTGCCGACTACCCGTTGGGGCACGAGTCATTACTGGCGTGGCCGTCGCCGCGGGTCTAGGGTATTCGCCCTGTTCGCGCCGGACGGCAGCCGTTAGGGTGATGGCGTGGACTTCGACTGGCTCCGGATCTCGTGCCTGTCCTTCCCCGGCGCCTACGAGGACTATCCCTTCGGCCCGGGCATCGCGGTGTTCCGTGTCCGGGCGGATCGGCGGGCGGATCGGCGGGTGGCTCGGGGCGATCAGGAGGGCGGGACGCGGCATCCCGGGAAGATCTTCGCCCTCGCCGGGGTGGACGCGGACCCGCCGTCGATCTCCCTGAAGTGCGATCCGGCCCTCGCCGAGCAGCTGCGGGCGGCCCATCCCGAGATCACGGGCGCGTGGCACCTCAACAAGAAGCACTGGAACGGGGTGAGGCTCGACGGCGGCCTCCCGGCCGCGACGGTGCGGGACATGATCGAGGACTCCTACGACCTCGTCGTCGCGTCCCTGCCCGCAGCGGACCGGCGGGCACTGGGCTGGCCGGTCCACGCCCCGTCGGAGGTCACCTGAAAGGACCCACGAGGAGTGCGCCGCGCGGTGCCCGGAGGGCGCGCCGGGTGGGGGACAGCGAGCGGCGGCTAGCGGATGCCCTGCGCGTCGAGGATGGCGTCCTCCTCCTCCTCGGAGGAGGGCCGGCGGCGCCGGCGGTCCGGGCGGGGAGCGGCGCCGTCCTGCTCGGCGTCGCTCCTGCGCTGCTGCCGCGCCGCGTAGCCCAGGCCCACGAAGGCCAGCACGCCGAAGGCGAACCACTGCAGGGAGTAGGAGAGATGCGGGCCCTCGTCGATGGAGGGCTTCGGCGCGGCGATCGGGGTCTCCGCGGCCGCCGGCCGTTCGAGGGCGAGGAGGCCGTAGGCGGCGTCCTGCAGCGGGTAGTCGAGCGTGTCCGCGAGCGCCGGGAGGTCGATGGAGGCCACCTGGCCCTCGGGAGCGCCGCGGTTGACCGCGGGTTCGCCCGGCTTCGTCCGGGCGGTGACCTCGACCCGGCCGGCGGGCGGGGCGGGGATCTCGTCGGGGTGTCCGGCTTCGGCGTTGCCGATGGGCAGCCAGCCGCGGTCGATGACGACGGCCGTGCCGTCGTCGAGCCTGAGGGGTGTCAGGACCTCGTAGCCCGGCTGTCCGTTCAGCGGGCGGTTGCGGACCACCACCTGGTGCTCGACGTCGTACGTCCCGACGAAAGTGACGGGTGTCCACTCGCTATCCGGGTCGTACCTGTCGAATCCGTTCGTCCCGGGCAGGTAGCGCGCCGGCGAGGCGTCGTAGTTGGCCTCGATGCGCTGGATGTTCTCCACCACGGCTTCGCGGCGGTCGAGCTGCCAGCGGCCGAGCCCCACGCAGCCCGCGGCCAGCACGATCACCATGGCCAGCCAGCCGAGCCAGCGGGCGGACAAGAGGAAGCGGTACACCTAGCGGGTCTCCATCGGTCGGTCGGCGGTGAGGGGGAGGGTCTGCTTCCAGAGGCCGCGGTCCCGGAGGTAGTCCTCGAACCACGCGACGTGGTCGGGGCACGATGCCCACGCCTTACGGCGCTCGGGCGTGTGGATGCGCGGGTTGTTCCACAGCAGCTGCCACGCGGCGTCCTGCCGGCAGCCCTTGCGCGAGCACACGGGGACCTCACCCGCCGCACGCTGCGGTGCCGCGAACAGCGAGAGACCCGCCGTCGATGCGACCGCGGGTCCCGGGGGCGGCACTGCGTCAGGCACCGGGGGTACCGGGCCCGGCCGCGTGGGAACCGTGCGCGCGGTCCGCGGTGTCGTCGATGACCTCGCCGCTCAGGACGGCCTCGCCGTCGTCAGGGTCGGTGTCGAGGACCTTCGCCTCGATCTCGCGGACCGGGGCGCGGTCGATCAGCGCATCGCTGTGGCGGATGTTGCTCGTGTCACTGCCGCCGTTCGCCACGATCACGGCGAAGTACGGCAGGAACACCGCTCCGGCGATCATGACCCACTGCAGCCACACATAGGGGACCACGAAGACCAGGACGAAACAGACGAGACGGATGCTCATCGACACCGTGTACCTGATCATGCGGGTGCGCATCTCGTCGCTGTGTCCGACACGAGCGTC
This genomic interval from Arthrobacter agilis contains the following:
- a CDS encoding glycosyltransferase family 2 protein — its product is MDFLTLLLVVLLVVGISTTFWSLVGIGRSLGEVYRRVTSPRGDGPPPGTPDPGAVAILIAAHNEAASIERSLRAAAQLVAPENIHVVSDKSTDATVRIAQELGVNVLDLKVNRGKAGALAEGIRYFELCDRFEVVLILDADTRPTKDYLTTGLPLFADPGVVAVAGRAKSIVGTGRAPLLGRFLVAYRDRLYLIVQLMLKYGQAAKAANVVNIVPGFASMYRTSVLKHIDVAGRGLVIEDFNMTFDVHARKLGRIAFHPSAAVAYTEDPDNLGDYMRQIRRWNLGFWQTVRRYRFRFSKFWVNLWVHIIEIVVSGVLLLTLLPLLALSLIFDALPPEMQRVPMPLDWLANVLPLEAVLVGVLLPDFLLSVLAAAVLKRPVYLLFGLLFPLVRMLDAAICLSQIPRAFIPAGSSGIWTSPKRRDAIGHPPMRAVPALESRSVDAA
- a CDS encoding polysaccharide deacetylase family protein; amino-acid sequence: MTRTRRRRVPRILQRRAARRPGNGDPGYPADPVGTTVALLLLVLLLGASLGGSAPAFASVRAETAADDAPAPSTVVSLTFDDGNDDQVDAARVLTSHGLKGTFFVSSGLIAEEPGPGDALPTRMTLAQLRDLEAAGHEIGGHTVNHADLAEMDAEEAQRQVCNDRSKLVELGFDATDFAYPFGEASLNLERIVEGCGYNSARGLGDIKSPEVPRVTYTCRNCPVAETIAPADPFRTRAPNQVENTWTLADLQSAVTEAETTGGWLQLTFHHVDDSGNTLSVRPSVFEDFVAWLAARSALGTEVRTVREVIGGPEQATMDYPPKPRSGNLVRNHGLETPGHLDALPACWQGVGWGENHPSFTMVEDARTGDAAARLDLADYVGGDAKLLPVMDLGTCSPPVEAGRAYDLGAWYRSTGETQFEIYVRDEDGAWRHWTSSPPYLPTEEWLHATFTTPPVPDGVDGLSFGLNLREAGTLVTDDYSQEVDITWDEFVSRTVGATLAQVRRTFSAPADSLASLYNLAPLNNLASSW
- a CDS encoding NAD-dependent epimerase/dehydratase family protein produces the protein MRTVITGGAGFIGSHLTEYLLNAGDTVTVLDDLSTGSLENLRDVRDNPAFTFHEGSILDRDAVRAVISGSDRVFHLAAAVGVHLIVDHPLESLRTNIHGTEVVLDACRDAGVDLLLASTSEIYGKNTADRLSEDSDRILGSPLKSRWTYAAAKGIDEAFAHAYWCEYGLQVSIVRLFNTVGPRQTGRYGMVVPNLVGQALRGEPLTVYGDGRQTRCFSYVGDVIPAMVRIAEEPATRGLAVNLGGLQEISILDLAERAIKLLGSSSVVSLVPYEEAYGAGYEDMRRRVPDNSLAGRLVRFKPTTTVDTIILKVAKSMLSTASGEVPAGASR
- a CDS encoding nucleotide sugar dehydrogenase, with the protein product MDSSTTLFDTALEQQEPAFEFDVAIVGMGYVGLPTALAFTAAGARVLGVDASPVRLDVIRSGRADLVTSDRERLTQALADPYFELTTDSARLSQAAAVIICVPTPVDAYLVPDLAILSSACETVVEQAVSGQLLLLTSTTYVGTTRDLLATPLARRGLIPGSNIHLAFSPERINPGADNFAHEDVPRVVGGITKSCTTAAVALIGTYTRSIHVVSSADAAEMTKLVENTFRAVNIGLANEFADMSHSLDLDVMEVIGAAATKPYGFMAFTPGPGVGGHCIPCDPHYLLWQMRKLRLSTPVIEQAMNAIAARPGKVVDRIRKILSDRDMGLHSARILVVGVAYKPDVEDLRESPALEILSSLMDEGAVVAYHDHLIPTVRLGDGTMLEHDAEPDAFQADLILLHTAHSAADVTWISPEVPVLDSTFRLPLGSNIYHL
- a CDS encoding MmcQ/YjbR family DNA-binding protein, which gives rise to MDFDWLRISCLSFPGAYEDYPFGPGIAVFRVRADRRADRRVARGDQEGGTRHPGKIFALAGVDADPPSISLKCDPALAEQLRAAHPEITGAWHLNKKHWNGVRLDGGLPAATVRDMIEDSYDLVVASLPAADRRALGWPVHAPSEVT
- a CDS encoding SURF1 family cytochrome oxidase biogenesis protein yields the protein MYRFLLSARWLGWLAMVIVLAAGCVGLGRWQLDRREAVVENIQRIEANYDASPARYLPGTNGFDRYDPDSEWTPVTFVGTYDVEHQVVVRNRPLNGQPGYEVLTPLRLDDGTAVVIDRGWLPIGNAEAGHPDEIPAPPAGRVEVTARTKPGEPAVNRGAPEGQVASIDLPALADTLDYPLQDAAYGLLALERPAAAETPIAAPKPSIDEGPHLSYSLQWFAFGVLAFVGLGYAARQQRRSDAEQDGAAPRPDRRRRRPSSEEEEDAILDAQGIR
- a CDS encoding DUF3099 domain-containing protein is translated as MSNKSKHNTDVHSISDARVGHSDEMRTRMIRYTVSMSIRLVCFVLVFVVPYVWLQWVMIAGAVFLPYFAVIVANGGSDTSNIRHSDALIDRAPVREIEAKVLDTDPDDGEAVLSGEVIDDTADRAHGSHAAGPGTPGA